From Nymphaea colorata isolate Beijing-Zhang1983 chromosome 6, ASM883128v2, whole genome shotgun sequence, a single genomic window includes:
- the LOC126410185 gene encoding uncharacterized protein LOC126410185, with the protein MPTIDPAVACSRTGLLKTYPTNVFGSNLEVCSQADHRVDFAARTKLPNNSRAAQTQQMLFHTHDQLEEGEFKPVMNAWWHSLMPQCQKHEQEIDCRSNDGAHTLKKPYAWLPTAENDELSDETQ; encoded by the exons ATGCCAACCATCGACCCCGCCGTTGCATGCTCCAGGACTGGCTTACTTAAAACATATCCTACCAACGTCTTCGGCAGCAACCTtgag GTTTGTAGTCAAGCAGACCATAGAGTCGATTTTGCTGCAAGAACCAAACTGCCAAACAACTCTAGGGCAGCCCAGACGCAGCAGATGCTATTTCACACCCATGATCAGTTGGAGGAGGGTGAGTTCAAACCAGTTATGAATGCTTGGTGGCATTCTCTTATGCCGCAATGTCAAAAACATGAGCAAGAAATTGATTGCAG ATCCAATGATGGAGCCCACACTTTGAAGAAACCATATGCATGGCTGCCTACTGCAGAGAATGATGAACTCAGTGACGAGACTCAGTAG